One Candidatus Rokuibacteriota bacterium genomic region harbors:
- a CDS encoding Fe-Mn family superoxide dismutase, giving the protein MSTHSPKTFVPKPYAERFFDLHGLDGISDAQIAEHLALYAGYVKQVNLLNGDLAAMVGHGQASGKNPEFAELTRRLGFEYNGMILHEHYFSGLSPAAELTPASGSGLAAALTESFGSVEQWQAAFHAIGEMRGVGWVILFEDPVMHWLTNHWVTLHHEGVPAGFRPLLVMDVWEHAFMPDYKATERAKYIEAFFRNIDWQMIERRLQEPSALRLAG; this is encoded by the coding sequence GTGAGCACGCACAGCCCCAAGACATTCGTCCCGAAGCCCTATGCGGAGCGCTTCTTCGACCTGCATGGTCTCGACGGGATCTCCGACGCGCAGATCGCAGAGCACCTCGCCCTGTACGCGGGATACGTGAAGCAGGTCAACCTGCTCAATGGCGACCTCGCGGCGATGGTCGGCCACGGGCAGGCGTCGGGCAAGAACCCAGAGTTCGCCGAGCTGACCCGTCGCTTGGGCTTCGAGTACAACGGAATGATTCTGCACGAGCACTACTTCTCGGGTCTCAGCCCAGCCGCCGAGCTGACACCGGCGAGCGGCTCCGGTCTGGCGGCCGCCCTCACCGAGTCCTTCGGCTCCGTCGAGCAGTGGCAGGCGGCCTTCCACGCGATCGGTGAGATGCGTGGCGTCGGCTGGGTCATCCTTTTTGAGGATCCGGTTATGCACTGGCTGACGAATCACTGGGTCACTCTCCATCACGAGGGCGTGCCAGCGGGCTTCAGGCCTCTGCTGGTGATGGATGTGTGGGAGCACGCCTTCATGCCGGATTACAAAGCGACGGAACGAGCCAAATACATCGAGGCCTTCTTCCGGAACATCGACTGGCAGATGATCGAACGGCGACTTCAGGAGCCGAGCGCTCTCCGGCTCGCCGGCTGA
- a CDS encoding TraR/DksA C4-type zinc finger protein, with translation MDDIRKRLNHNLTAALFRLRQLGGAVAVEELPGAIRDNSRFADEVDEIQANENREISFATRERVVERVKRLSAALDRLNDGEYGVCVECAERISPARLHAVPEVQTCVRCQDGIERFARRM, from the coding sequence ATGGATGACATCAGAAAGCGGCTCAATCACAACCTGACGGCGGCTCTCTTTCGACTTCGCCAGCTCGGCGGGGCCGTAGCGGTTGAGGAGCTGCCTGGTGCGATCCGCGACAACTCCCGCTTCGCTGACGAGGTTGACGAGATCCAGGCCAACGAGAACCGGGAGATCAGCTTCGCCACGCGCGAGAGGGTGGTAGAGCGCGTGAAGCGTCTGTCGGCCGCCCTCGACCGGCTGAACGACGGTGAGTACGGCGTGTGCGTGGAGTGTGCCGAGCGGATTTCCCCGGCGCGGCTGCACGCCGTGCCCGAGGTGCAGACATGCGTCCGCTGCCAGGACGGCATCGAGCGGTTCGCGCGGCGTATGTGA
- a CDS encoding M48 family metallopeptidase, whose product MDDPHVNAAGAGGGEFYVTSGLLQKASDEHLRGVPAHELAHDDLGHVAKAQALGAGLGIGMIILDQIFPGSGRITPMAGALVTTSYSRSEEYAADRHGVDILVRAGYSKAVMINTLTWLIQTAGGSNDGLLATHPGTQERVDALRNL is encoded by the coding sequence ATGGACGATCCTCACGTCAATGCGGCCGGCGCCGGCGGGGGAGAGTTCTATGTCACGAGTGGTCTCCTTCAGAAGGCCAGCGATGAGCATCTTCGAGGTGTGCCGGCCCATGAACTCGCCCACGACGATCTCGGACACGTGGCAAAGGCACAAGCGCTGGGCGCGGGCTTGGGCATCGGGATGATCATTCTCGACCAGATCTTCCCCGGCAGCGGTCGCATCACACCCATGGCTGGCGCTCTGGTCACAACCAGCTATAGCCGCTCAGAAGAGTACGCAGCCGACCGCCACGGGGTGGACATCCTCGTCCGTGCCGGCTATTCGAAGGCTGTGATGATCAACACGCTCACCTGGCTCATACAAACAGCCGGTGGGAGCAACGACGGCCTCCTCGCCACCCATCCGGGGACGCAAGAACGGGTCGACGCATTGAGGAACCTTTAA